The proteins below come from a single Zea mays cultivar B73 chromosome 8, Zm-B73-REFERENCE-NAM-5.0, whole genome shotgun sequence genomic window:
- the LOC100273392 gene encoding uncharacterized protein LOC100273392 encodes MVPAAAAVAAASPAALPRSTSPRGRRPRARACSFRCAGPSARSSALVSSYKSGSAGHGHPRIRQLRGRPDCSRQAEVMGSTVDDDEACELVSGSDLVIGEGDDSVSAYLFKAVKNNNGTGILLLSDIFGFQDSATRDFAYRVACNGYNVLVPDLFRGNPWKLNVPFDGDSFERWRAGQAPGRVSGDIDACTRWLVDEFKAAGVSKKLGVIGFCYGGGRLVETLARDAESCFSAGVCFYGSRMDASLGDRVAAPVLFVCGDGDPLCPVETVRELEGRARGARAAVYAGRGHGFAHRPQSVEEDGDAEDAFNAMRGWLHDHLLA; translated from the exons ATGGTGCCCGCGGCCGCGGCTGTCGCAGCGGCGAGCCCGGCAGCGCTCCCTCGTTCAACGTCCCCAAGGGGCAGACGTCCCAGGGCCCGTGCCTGCTCGTTTCGGTGCGCTGGGCCGAGCGCACGCTCCTCAGCACTTGTGTCCTCCTAT AAGTCGGGTTCCGCCGGCCATGGCCATCCCCGGATTCGGCAGCTGCGCGGACGGCCGGACTGCAGCCGGCAGGCGGAAGTGATGGGCAGCACCGTCGACGACGACGAGGCGTGCGAGCTGGTGAGCGGCTCGGACCTCGTCATCGGCGAGGGAGACGACAGCGTCAGCGCGTACCTTTTCAAGGCCGTCAAGAACAACAATGGCACCGGCATCCTCCTGCTCTCCGACATCTTCGGCTTCCAGGACTCCGCCACGCGGGACTTCGCCTACCGCGTCGCCTGCAATGGCTACAA TGTCCTAGTTCCGGACTTGTTCCGTGGGAACCCGTGGAAGCTGAACGTCCCGTTCGACGGCGACAGCTTCGAGCGGTGGCGGGCGGGGCAGGCCCCGGGCCGGGTGTCCGGCGACATCGACGCGTGCACGAGGTGGCTGGTGGACGAGTTCAAGGCCGCGGGGGTGTCCAAGAAGCTGGGCGTGATCGGGTTCTGCTACGGCGGCGGGCGCCTCGTGGAGACGCTGGCGCGCGACGCCGAGAGCTGCTTCAGCGCGGGGGTCTGCTTCTACGGGTCCCGGATGGACGCGTCCCTGGGCGACCGCGTCGCGGCGCCCGTCCTGTTCGTGTGCGGCGACGGCGACCCGCTGTGCCCCGTGGAGACGGTGCGGGAGCTGGAGGGGCGCGCGAGAGGCGCCCGGGCGGCGGTGTACGCCGGCAGGGGCCACGGGTTCGCGCACCGGCCGCAGTCGGTGGAGGAGGACGGCGACGCCGAGGACGCGTTCAACGCGATGCGGGGGTGGCTGCACGACCACCTGCTCGCCTGA
- the LOC100273392 gene encoding uncharacterized protein isoform X1 has product MVPAAAAVAAASPAALPRSTSPRGRRPRARACSFRCAGPSARSSALVSSYVSQKSGSAGHGHPRIRQLRGRPDCSRQAEVMGSTVDDDEACELVSGSDLVIGEGDDSVSAYLFKAVKNNNGTGILLLSDIFGFQDSATRDFAYRVACNGYNVLVPDLFRGNPWKLNVPFDGDSFERWRAGQAPGRVSGDIDACTRWLVDEFKAAGVSKKLGVIGFCYGGGRLVETLARDAESCFSAGVCFYGSRMDASLGDRVAAPVLFVCGDGDPLCPVETVRELEGRARGARAAVYAGRGHGFAHRPQSVEEDGDAEDAFNAMRGWLHDHLLA; this is encoded by the exons ATGGTGCCCGCGGCCGCGGCTGTCGCAGCGGCGAGCCCGGCAGCGCTCCCTCGTTCAACGTCCCCAAGGGGCAGACGTCCCAGGGCCCGTGCCTGCTCGTTTCGGTGCGCTGGGCCGAGCGCACGCTCCTCAGCACTTGTGTCCTCCTATGTAAGTCAG AAGTCGGGTTCCGCCGGCCATGGCCATCCCCGGATTCGGCAGCTGCGCGGACGGCCGGACTGCAGCCGGCAGGCGGAAGTGATGGGCAGCACCGTCGACGACGACGAGGCGTGCGAGCTGGTGAGCGGCTCGGACCTCGTCATCGGCGAGGGAGACGACAGCGTCAGCGCGTACCTTTTCAAGGCCGTCAAGAACAACAATGGCACCGGCATCCTCCTGCTCTCCGACATCTTCGGCTTCCAGGACTCCGCCACGCGGGACTTCGCCTACCGCGTCGCCTGCAATGGCTACAA TGTCCTAGTTCCGGACTTGTTCCGTGGGAACCCGTGGAAGCTGAACGTCCCGTTCGACGGCGACAGCTTCGAGCGGTGGCGGGCGGGGCAGGCCCCGGGCCGGGTGTCCGGCGACATCGACGCGTGCACGAGGTGGCTGGTGGACGAGTTCAAGGCCGCGGGGGTGTCCAAGAAGCTGGGCGTGATCGGGTTCTGCTACGGCGGCGGGCGCCTCGTGGAGACGCTGGCGCGCGACGCCGAGAGCTGCTTCAGCGCGGGGGTCTGCTTCTACGGGTCCCGGATGGACGCGTCCCTGGGCGACCGCGTCGCGGCGCCCGTCCTGTTCGTGTGCGGCGACGGCGACCCGCTGTGCCCCGTGGAGACGGTGCGGGAGCTGGAGGGGCGCGCGAGAGGCGCCCGGGCGGCGGTGTACGCCGGCAGGGGCCACGGGTTCGCGCACCGGCCGCAGTCGGTGGAGGAGGACGGCGACGCCGAGGACGCGTTCAACGCGATGCGGGGGTGGCTGCACGACCACCTGCTCGCCTGA
- the LOC100273392 gene encoding uncharacterized protein isoform X2 → MGSTVDDDEACELVSGSDLVIGEGDDSVSAYLFKAVKNNNGTGILLLSDIFGFQDSATRDFAYRVACNGYNVLVPDLFRGNPWKLNVPFDGDSFERWRAGQAPGRVSGDIDACTRWLVDEFKAAGVSKKLGVIGFCYGGGRLVETLARDAESCFSAGVCFYGSRMDASLGDRVAAPVLFVCGDGDPLCPVETVRELEGRARGARAAVYAGRGHGFAHRPQSVEEDGDAEDAFNAMRGWLHDHLLA, encoded by the exons ATGGGCAGCACCGTCGACGACGACGAGGCGTGCGAGCTGGTGAGCGGCTCGGACCTCGTCATCGGCGAGGGAGACGACAGCGTCAGCGCGTACCTTTTCAAGGCCGTCAAGAACAACAATGGCACCGGCATCCTCCTGCTCTCCGACATCTTCGGCTTCCAGGACTCCGCCACGCGGGACTTCGCCTACCGCGTCGCCTGCAATGGCTACAA TGTCCTAGTTCCGGACTTGTTCCGTGGGAACCCGTGGAAGCTGAACGTCCCGTTCGACGGCGACAGCTTCGAGCGGTGGCGGGCGGGGCAGGCCCCGGGCCGGGTGTCCGGCGACATCGACGCGTGCACGAGGTGGCTGGTGGACGAGTTCAAGGCCGCGGGGGTGTCCAAGAAGCTGGGCGTGATCGGGTTCTGCTACGGCGGCGGGCGCCTCGTGGAGACGCTGGCGCGCGACGCCGAGAGCTGCTTCAGCGCGGGGGTCTGCTTCTACGGGTCCCGGATGGACGCGTCCCTGGGCGACCGCGTCGCGGCGCCCGTCCTGTTCGTGTGCGGCGACGGCGACCCGCTGTGCCCCGTGGAGACGGTGCGGGAGCTGGAGGGGCGCGCGAGAGGCGCCCGGGCGGCGGTGTACGCCGGCAGGGGCCACGGGTTCGCGCACCGGCCGCAGTCGGTGGAGGAGGACGGCGACGCCGAGGACGCGTTCAACGCGATGCGGGGGTGGCTGCACGACCACCTGCTCGCCTGA
- the LOC103637146 gene encoding two-component response regulator ORR6 → MVAVAAAPASVAPSPAPKASDSRKAVVPVDASELEKHVLAVDDSSVDCAVIARILRGSRYRVTAVESATRALGLLPDVSMIITDYWMPWMTGYELLKRVKESAVLRGIPVVIMLLENVPTRITRFLEEFDPRLAEIIGEELEVLTGMESICLS, encoded by the exons ATGGTCGCCGTTGCCGCCGCTCCAGCATCTGTGGCGCCGTCCCCTGCGCCCAAGGCCAGCGACAGCAGGAAGGCGGTGGTGCCCGTGGATGCGTCGGAGCTGGAGAAGCACGTGCTGGCGGTGGACGATAGCTCCGTGGACTGCGCCGTGATCGCTAGGATCCTGCGCGGCTCTAGGTATAGGGTGACCGCGGTGGAGTCGGCGACACGCGCGCTGGGCCTGCTCCCCGACGTCAGCATGATCATCACCGACTACTGGATGCCCTGGATGACCGGGTATGAGCTGCTCAAGCGCGTCAAGGAGTCAGCGGTGCTCAGGGGCATCCCCGTCGTCATCATGTTGTTGGAGAACGTGCCCACCCGCATCACCCGCTTCCTGGAGGAGTTCGACCCGCGCCTCGCCGAG attattggagaggaGCTTGAAGTTTTAACTGGAATGGAGTCGATCTGTTTATCTTAG